In a genomic window of Sporosarcina trichiuri:
- a CDS encoding glycine C-acetyltransferase — translation MSHILNQFLDENLQELKDQGLYNEIEPVEGPNGPIIKIKGKELINLSSNNYLGLATDEDLKQLNIEAVKKYGVGAGAVRTINGTLDIHIELEKKLAEFKGTEAAISFQSGFNCNMAAISAVMNKNDAILSDELNHASIIDGCRLSGAKIIRVKHQDMDDLRAKAKEATESGQYGKVMYITDGVFSMDGDIANLPGAVEVAKEFDLITYVDDAHGSGVTGKGKGTVKHFGLEKEIDMQMGTLSKAVGVVGGYVAGTQKLIDWLKVRSRPFLFSTAVPPGDVAAIMGALDKISASTELHDKLWENGNYLKDGLKKLGFDIGNSETPITPCIIGEEKLTQQFSKRLAEEGVYAKSIVFPTVPKGTGRVRNMPTAAHTKAMLDDALAIYEKVGKELGVIQ, via the coding sequence TTGTCACACATACTCAACCAATTTCTAGACGAAAACCTGCAGGAACTGAAAGACCAGGGACTGTATAACGAAATCGAACCTGTCGAAGGCCCGAACGGCCCGATCATCAAAATCAAAGGCAAAGAACTCATCAATCTGTCCTCCAACAACTATCTCGGTCTTGCGACAGATGAAGACCTGAAACAGCTCAACATCGAAGCGGTCAAGAAATACGGGGTCGGTGCAGGTGCCGTCCGCACCATCAACGGAACGCTCGACATTCATATCGAACTCGAGAAGAAACTCGCCGAGTTCAAAGGCACCGAAGCGGCGATTTCGTTCCAGTCCGGCTTCAATTGCAACATGGCGGCCATCTCCGCGGTCATGAACAAAAACGACGCGATCCTGTCCGATGAACTGAACCACGCGTCCATCATCGACGGCTGCCGCCTCTCCGGTGCGAAGATCATCCGGGTGAAACACCAGGATATGGATGACTTGCGCGCGAAAGCGAAGGAAGCGACGGAATCGGGCCAGTACGGCAAAGTGATGTACATCACGGACGGCGTCTTCTCGATGGACGGCGACATCGCGAACCTGCCGGGTGCGGTCGAAGTTGCAAAGGAATTCGACCTCATCACCTACGTCGACGATGCACACGGTTCAGGCGTCACCGGAAAAGGGAAGGGGACCGTCAAGCACTTCGGCCTTGAAAAGGAGATCGACATGCAGATGGGGACGCTCTCGAAGGCAGTCGGTGTTGTCGGCGGTTATGTGGCCGGCACACAGAAGCTGATCGACTGGCTGAAAGTCCGCTCCCGTCCGTTCCTGTTCTCGACGGCTGTACCGCCGGGCGACGTGGCAGCGATCATGGGGGCGCTCGATAAGATCAGCGCATCCACCGAACTGCACGACAAGCTGTGGGAGAACGGCAACTACTTGAAAGACGGCCTGAAGAAGCTCGGCTTCGACATCGGCAATTCCGAAACACCGATCACGCCGTGCATCATCGGCGAAGAGAAGCTGACCCAGCAGTTCTCCAAACGGCTGGCGGAAGAAGGCGTCTACGCAAAATCGATCGTCTTCCCGACCGTCCCGAAAGGCACCGGCCGCGTGCGCAACATGCCGACCGCTGCCCATACGAAAGCGATGCTCGATGATGCGCTTGCTATCTATGAAAAAGTCGGCAAAGAACTCGGCGTCATCCAATAA
- a CDS encoding YwdI family protein yields the protein MISVTHVLDELQKQLAKAKNSSDEQEIRESLAAMQSLCGLVLGAKDAGGSSVTSRTPAAAPSIPAVPVSSQMEGKLLEEEDANGGSLFDF from the coding sequence ATGATCTCAGTGACCCATGTGCTGGATGAACTCCAGAAACAGCTGGCGAAAGCGAAGAATTCATCCGACGAACAGGAAATCCGGGAGTCGCTCGCGGCGATGCAGTCGCTATGCGGGCTCGTCCTCGGCGCAAAAGACGCCGGCGGTTCATCCGTGACGTCCCGGACGCCCGCTGCTGCGCCATCCATCCCGGCAGTACCCGTCAGCAGTCAGATGGAAGGGAAACTGCTGGAAGAGGAAGACGCAAACGGCGGATCGCTGTTCGATTTTTAA
- a CDS encoding uracil-DNA glycosylase, with amino-acid sequence MKPEFNNGWDEVLDDVFSAPFYQELREFLKEEYAAGAVFPDMHDIWNAFRQTSYENVKVVILGQDPYHGAGQAHGLSFSVQHGVRTPPSLRNIFKELESDIGCAKPASGSLTGWTEQGVLLLNTVLTVREGQAHSHKKHGWEQFTDAVIRKLSDREKPIVFILWGRPAQEKKRLIDLTKHVTIESVHPSPLSANRGFFGSKPFSRTNGQLEQWGELPIDWCRTDAGS; translated from the coding sequence ATGAAACCGGAATTCAACAACGGGTGGGATGAAGTCCTGGACGATGTGTTCAGCGCACCGTTTTATCAGGAACTGCGCGAATTCCTGAAAGAGGAATATGCAGCCGGCGCCGTTTTCCCGGACATGCATGACATATGGAACGCATTCAGGCAGACATCCTATGAAAACGTGAAAGTCGTCATTCTCGGCCAGGATCCGTATCACGGTGCCGGACAGGCGCACGGTCTCAGTTTCTCCGTCCAGCACGGCGTCCGGACTCCGCCGAGCCTCCGCAACATCTTCAAGGAGCTCGAGTCGGATATCGGCTGTGCCAAGCCCGCGTCCGGTTCGCTGACCGGCTGGACGGAACAGGGCGTGCTGCTGCTGAACACCGTCCTCACCGTGCGGGAAGGGCAGGCCCATTCCCATAAGAAGCACGGTTGGGAGCAGTTCACCGATGCCGTCATCCGCAAGCTGTCCGATCGCGAAAAGCCGATCGTCTTCATCCTCTGGGGCAGGCCGGCGCAGGAGAAGAAGCGGCTCATCGATTTGACAAAGCATGTTACGATTGAGTCAGTGCATCCGAGCCCGCTCAGTGCAAACAGGGGGTTTTTCGGATCCAAGCCGTTCTCGAGAACGAACGGGCAGCTCGAACAATGGGGCGAGCTGCCGATCGACTGGTGCAGGACCGATGCTGGATCGTAA
- a CDS encoding ABC transporter permease, giving the protein MMLNQQIVIELKKALSYNRLLIRLFIIGLPILIQFFIIKNGYTFSSSIEVFQRLLSGFLPMIFPLLMILIYADSLVIERKENYLLYTRTRIWLPTYLLSKGIVNALLAFVISFILIFSTFLFAVYIEPGFSFIQYGGVANPATDTTFNQFLVLGTFTYGILYSSWVAINGMVYATLTYLLTLCIDNPFIALSIPFVWYQIMNFITAILSVPQFSPLSTIFPYNLTQQELWTVLLPFSILLLATVGLIILLMKRKRNEWLI; this is encoded by the coding sequence ATGATGTTAAATCAGCAAATAGTAATTGAATTGAAAAAAGCTTTATCATACAATCGTTTGTTAATAAGGCTATTCATAATAGGTCTGCCTATCCTTATTCAATTTTTTATTATTAAAAATGGCTACACATTTAGCAGCTCCATTGAAGTATTTCAAAGACTACTCTCAGGTTTTTTACCGATGATTTTTCCGCTTCTCATGATTCTGATTTATGCTGACAGTTTAGTAATAGAAAGAAAAGAAAATTACTTATTGTATACACGAACGCGTATATGGCTACCTACATATTTGTTGAGCAAGGGAATAGTAAATGCTTTACTAGCATTTGTAATATCGTTTATTTTAATATTTTCAACGTTTTTATTCGCAGTGTATATTGAACCTGGCTTTTCTTTTATCCAATACGGCGGCGTGGCCAATCCGGCCACTGACACTACCTTTAATCAATTTCTAGTGTTAGGTACTTTTACTTACGGCATTTTATATTCTTCCTGGGTTGCGATAAACGGTATGGTATATGCTACCCTTACATATCTCTTAACACTGTGCATAGATAATCCTTTCATAGCTCTGTCGATACCTTTTGTCTGGTATCAAATAATGAACTTTATTACTGCAATTTTGTCAGTTCCTCAGTTTTCTCCATTGAGCACTATTTTTCCTTACAATCTCACCCAACAAGAACTATGGACGGTATTACTCCCGTTCTCAATACTTCTTTTAGCTACCGTGGGACTTATAATATTATTGATGAAAAGGAAGAGAAACGAATGGTTAATTTAA
- a CDS encoding DUF423 domain-containing protein, which produces MPFFIIAGAVNGAISVALGAFGAHALADRLSAHYLDVWEKAVHYQMFHAIALLAVGILMSPSLFGPSASLTWAGWLILAGIIIFSGSLYILSLSGIGILGAITPIGGVAFIAGWIMLIIAAAKFSH; this is translated from the coding sequence ATGCCATTTTTCATCATTGCAGGGGCGGTCAACGGAGCGATTTCCGTCGCCCTCGGCGCATTCGGCGCCCATGCACTTGCGGACAGGCTGTCTGCCCACTATCTGGACGTCTGGGAGAAGGCGGTCCACTATCAGATGTTCCATGCCATCGCACTGCTCGCGGTCGGCATTCTCATGAGCCCGTCACTGTTCGGCCCGTCGGCATCGCTGACATGGGCCGGCTGGCTGATCCTCGCCGGCATCATCATCTTTTCCGGCAGTCTGTACATTTTGAGCCTGTCAGGGATCGGTATCCTCGGGGCCATCACGCCGATCGGCGGCGTGGCGTTCATCGCCGGATGGATCATGCTGATCATCGCCGCTGCGAAATTCAGCCATTAA
- a CDS encoding cell wall hydrolase, producing the protein MAVIKATNKHIDLLARLMRAEAEGEGNLGMLMVGNVGVNRVRSGCLDFTDIRNLEDMVFQRPGGFEATTKGYFYQRAREQDRKLARRAVNGERFHPAERSLWFFMPAGDCPSQWYGQYNTGRYKSHCFFSPTQQDCPDI; encoded by the coding sequence ATGGCGGTGATCAAAGCGACGAATAAGCATATCGATCTGCTCGCCCGCCTGATGCGTGCAGAGGCGGAGGGCGAGGGCAATCTCGGGATGCTGATGGTCGGAAATGTCGGCGTGAACCGGGTGCGGTCGGGCTGCCTCGACTTCACGGACATCCGCAACCTGGAAGACATGGTGTTCCAGCGGCCCGGCGGGTTCGAGGCGACGACGAAAGGCTACTTCTACCAGAGGGCACGTGAGCAGGACCGCAAGCTTGCACGGCGGGCGGTGAATGGCGAACGTTTCCATCCGGCGGAGCGGTCGCTCTGGTTCTTCATGCCGGCCGGGGACTGTCCGTCACAATGGTACGGCCAGTACAACACCGGGCGCTACAAGTCACACTGCTTCTTCTCACCGACGCAGCAGGATTGCCCGGACATCTAA
- the gerQ gene encoding spore coat protein GerQ, translating to MPNQQGQYGYPSQGQPQTVPPAVTIPSGRPPAGPFREESYIENILRLNRGKVGTFHFSFENAMEAGTNVKAVTGMVEAAGRDHVILSEQRTGKRFLFPMIYFDYAEFNEELNYFPQRP from the coding sequence GTGCCCAATCAGCAGGGCCAGTACGGGTATCCATCACAAGGCCAGCCGCAGACCGTGCCGCCGGCCGTCACCATTCCGAGCGGCCGGCCGCCTGCAGGCCCGTTCCGCGAAGAGTCGTACATCGAGAACATCCTGCGGCTCAACCGCGGGAAAGTCGGCACGTTCCATTTCTCCTTCGAGAACGCCATGGAAGCGGGAACGAACGTCAAGGCAGTCACCGGTATGGTGGAAGCTGCCGGCCGTGACCACGTCATCCTGAGTGAACAGCGCACCGGCAAGCGGTTCCTGTTCCCGATGATTTACTTCGACTACGCGGAGTTCAATGAAGAGCTCAATTACTTCCCGCAGCGGCCATGA
- a CDS encoding YojF family protein: MEPVKQEELQKLIDSFAGKDVYIHLETTNGAYAAHFQEGFFNAGAFIRNIVVNYELGKVAGESPHRVGLKLPSGWIYAQGITHYELDEYGRLLMAGLGPDGKLAVALQISETPFTY, translated from the coding sequence ATGGAACCAGTGAAACAAGAAGAGCTCCAGAAGCTCATCGATTCCTTTGCAGGCAAAGATGTCTACATCCATCTGGAGACGACGAACGGCGCCTACGCGGCCCATTTCCAGGAAGGATTCTTCAATGCGGGCGCATTCATCCGCAATATTGTCGTCAATTACGAACTCGGGAAAGTCGCAGGGGAATCCCCGCACCGCGTCGGTCTGAAACTGCCTTCGGGCTGGATCTATGCGCAGGGCATCACTCATTACGAGCTCGACGAATACGGCCGCCTGCTGATGGCAGGACTCGGTCCGGACGGCAAACTTGCTGTCGCTCTGCAGATCAGCGAAACACCATTCACATATTGA
- a CDS encoding ABC transporter ATP-binding protein, with the protein MTLIELKNVSKSYKGLILFDKINLQVEEGEIYGIIGHNGSGKSVLFKLICGFVLPDNGAVFVRGQELGKSIRFPDGFGIIIDRPGYLPNSTGFENLKSLAMIKNEISDEVIRNTMIRVGLQPDIEQKVKNYSLGMKQKLALAQAIMEDQKVLILDEPFNALDFDSVKKIRELLLACKKEGKTIILTSHNQDDINLLCDKVYRINNCKLDSL; encoded by the coding sequence ATGACATTAATCGAACTGAAAAACGTGAGCAAGTCATATAAGGGGCTAATTTTATTTGATAAAATTAATTTACAAGTGGAGGAAGGGGAGATTTATGGAATTATAGGACATAATGGTTCTGGCAAGTCTGTTCTTTTTAAACTAATTTGTGGGTTTGTCCTCCCTGATAACGGTGCAGTGTTTGTCAGAGGACAGGAATTAGGTAAAAGTATAAGGTTTCCTGATGGTTTTGGGATTATTATAGATCGTCCAGGTTACTTGCCTAACAGTACAGGTTTTGAAAACCTTAAATCTCTTGCGATGATTAAAAATGAGATTTCTGATGAAGTTATTCGAAATACTATGATTAGGGTTGGATTGCAACCGGATATTGAGCAAAAAGTTAAGAACTATTCTCTAGGAATGAAACAAAAATTGGCGTTAGCGCAGGCGATTATGGAAGATCAAAAGGTGCTAATCTTGGACGAGCCTTTTAACGCTTTAGACTTTGATAGTGTGAAAAAAATACGAGAGTTGCTATTAGCTTGCAAAAAAGAAGGAAAAACCATAATATTAACGAGTCACAATCAAGACGACATAAACTTGCTTTGCGATAAAGTTTATCGTATTAACAATTGTAAACTTGATTCTCTGTAA
- a CDS encoding YjiH family protein, producing MKKASLSNWLLFLLPSLAGILLFMVPMKFGGEWLVPVAVLADWLSGLVEPIMPFAAMVLIIISAVGSVIYLFIPFKDEENPTFPEKLFKMTPFWTLTRVVGAVFAVMVTFQLGPEAIWSENTGGMLLSPDGLVSFLYTIFLFAGLFLPLLLNFGLLDFFGTMMVKIMRPLFKLPGRSSIDALTSWVGDGTIGVLLTSQQYEEGHYTKREAAVIATTFSIVSITFSLVIIREVNLEQYFVPFYATVALVGVVLGLIMPRIYPLSRKPDEHIDGSPQDDSEKKIPEGYNVVTHGLKSALETADKNRSLGKMAGDGFRNVLDMWLGVAPIVMAFGTIATMLAEYTSLFTILGKPFVPLLNVLGIPEAAEAGSLMIVGITDMFLPALLANGLLTEPITLFTVATISVVQLIYLSEVGGLILGTKIPVNLWDLIVIFLIRTLIALPIVAGVAHLIF from the coding sequence ATGAAAAAAGCGTCTTTGTCGAACTGGTTATTGTTTTTGCTCCCGTCCTTAGCGGGAATCCTGCTGTTCATGGTGCCGATGAAATTCGGCGGCGAATGGCTCGTGCCGGTCGCTGTATTGGCAGACTGGCTGTCCGGTCTCGTGGAACCTATTATGCCGTTCGCGGCGATGGTGCTGATCATCATCTCTGCGGTCGGTTCGGTGATTTACCTCTTCATACCGTTCAAAGATGAAGAGAATCCGACATTCCCTGAAAAACTCTTCAAGATGACACCGTTCTGGACACTGACCCGTGTGGTCGGAGCTGTTTTCGCTGTCATGGTGACGTTCCAGCTCGGACCGGAGGCGATTTGGAGCGAGAATACAGGCGGCATGCTGTTATCGCCGGACGGCCTGGTGTCGTTCCTGTATACAATCTTCCTGTTCGCCGGTCTGTTCCTGCCCTTGCTGCTGAATTTCGGTCTGCTCGATTTTTTCGGAACGATGATGGTCAAAATCATGCGTCCGCTGTTCAAGCTGCCCGGCCGGTCATCGATCGATGCGCTGACGTCCTGGGTGGGTGACGGGACGATCGGTGTGCTGCTGACAAGCCAGCAATATGAAGAAGGCCATTACACGAAGCGGGAAGCTGCCGTAATTGCTACGACGTTTTCAATCGTTTCAATCACCTTCTCGCTGGTCATCATCCGTGAAGTCAACCTGGAACAATATTTCGTGCCTTTTTACGCGACGGTTGCATTGGTCGGCGTTGTGCTCGGCCTGATCATGCCCCGGATCTATCCGCTTTCCCGGAAACCTGACGAACATATAGACGGTTCTCCGCAGGACGACTCGGAAAAAAAGATTCCTGAGGGGTACAATGTGGTAACCCACGGTCTGAAAAGTGCGCTTGAGACAGCCGATAAGAACCGTTCCCTTGGCAAAATGGCCGGCGATGGTTTCCGCAACGTCCTCGATATGTGGCTCGGTGTCGCGCCGATCGTCATGGCGTTCGGTACGATCGCGACGATGCTCGCAGAGTACACGAGCCTCTTCACGATTCTCGGGAAACCGTTCGTACCGCTGCTGAACGTGCTCGGCATTCCGGAGGCAGCGGAAGCGGGCTCCCTGATGATTGTCGGGATTACCGACATGTTCCTGCCGGCTTTGCTTGCGAACGGTCTGCTTACGGAGCCGATCACGCTCTTTACAGTGGCCACCATTTCCGTCGTGCAGCTCATTTACTTATCTGAAGTCGGCGGACTGATCTTAGGGACGAAAATCCCAGTCAATCTGTGGGATCTCATCGTCATCTTCCTGATTCGTACACTGATCGCGCTGCCGATTGTGGCAGGCGTCGCCCACTTGATTTTTTAA
- the bshB2 gene encoding bacillithiol biosynthesis deacetylase BshB2, whose product MEQERHVLVIFPHPDDEAFGVSGTIATYLEMGVPVTYACLTLGEMGRNLGNPPFATRETLPGIRKKELQASADAMGLTDLRMMGLRDKTVEFEDDEKMVKMIQGLIDDTNPSLVITFYPGLSVHPDHEATARAVIETIRRMDAGDRPKVYTIAFDNDTVNQIGHPDVHHDVSGVNEKKLGAMNAHASQTVWMMEAMQKRLDEQDPDALKWLNTEHFYTYTF is encoded by the coding sequence ATGGAACAAGAACGCCATGTATTGGTCATTTTTCCGCATCCGGACGATGAAGCATTCGGCGTGTCGGGCACGATCGCCACATATCTCGAAATGGGAGTGCCTGTGACATATGCCTGCCTGACGCTCGGCGAAATGGGACGCAACCTCGGCAACCCGCCGTTCGCGACCCGGGAAACGCTGCCCGGCATCCGCAAGAAGGAGCTGCAGGCTTCCGCTGACGCCATGGGGCTCACCGACCTTCGGATGATGGGTCTCCGTGACAAAACGGTAGAATTCGAAGACGATGAAAAGATGGTGAAGATGATCCAGGGACTGATCGACGATACGAACCCGTCGCTCGTCATCACGTTCTATCCCGGACTGTCGGTACACCCCGACCACGAAGCGACCGCCCGCGCGGTCATCGAAACGATACGCCGCATGGACGCCGGCGACCGGCCGAAAGTGTATACGATCGCGTTCGACAATGACACGGTCAACCAGATCGGCCATCCGGATGTCCATCATGATGTATCGGGAGTCAATGAGAAAAAACTCGGCGCCATGAACGCCCACGCCTCTCAGACGGTCTGGATGATGGAAGCTATGCAGAAACGTCTGGACGAACAGGATCCCGATGCGCTAAAATGGTTGAACACAGAACATTTCTACACATATACTTTTTAA
- a CDS encoding uracil-DNA glycosylase — MAVNCFECRNFYVTWEPRHPRGCKAYGFKMRELPSAVVLRSSGIECMKFEPKKGSGGR, encoded by the coding sequence ATGGCCGTCAATTGTTTTGAATGCCGCAACTTTTATGTCACGTGGGAACCGCGTCATCCGCGCGGCTGCAAGGCGTATGGGTTCAAGATGCGGGAGCTGCCGTCCGCGGTCGTGCTGCGGTCGTCAGGTATAGAATGCATGAAATTCGAACCGAAGAAAGGGAGCGGGGGACGATGA
- a CDS encoding L-threonine 3-dehydrogenase — protein MKKIMVTGALGQIGSELIVKLRNEYGTENVLATDIREPQTEMDGPFAILDVTDGVKMTELAKEFGADTLMHMAALLSAKAEENPLLAWNLNMGGLVNALETARALDLQFFTPSSIGSFGPSTPKDNTPQDTFQRPTTMYGVNKVSGELLCDYYFEKFGVDTRGVRFPGLISYVAQPGGGTTDYAVDIFYKAVEDGKYTSFIAEGTYMDMMYMPDALQAIVDLMETDASNLIHRNAFNVTAMSFDPEELATAIRKHIPSFELAYDVDPVRQSIADSWPNSLDCSAAEAEWGFAATYDMDTMVADMLEKIRKKVNA, from the coding sequence ATGAAAAAAATCATGGTGACCGGAGCACTCGGTCAGATCGGCTCGGAACTGATCGTCAAACTGCGTAACGAATATGGAACGGAAAATGTGCTGGCAACTGATATCCGGGAGCCTCAGACGGAGATGGACGGACCGTTTGCGATTCTTGACGTGACTGACGGTGTGAAGATGACGGAACTCGCGAAAGAATTCGGCGCCGACACACTGATGCACATGGCAGCACTGCTGTCTGCGAAGGCGGAGGAGAACCCGCTGCTTGCATGGAACCTCAATATGGGCGGCCTGGTGAATGCGCTTGAAACGGCGCGCGCACTCGATCTGCAGTTCTTCACGCCGAGTTCGATCGGCTCATTCGGCCCATCGACGCCGAAAGACAATACGCCGCAGGACACATTCCAGCGGCCGACGACGATGTACGGCGTCAACAAAGTCTCCGGTGAACTGCTCTGTGACTATTACTTTGAGAAGTTCGGCGTCGATACGCGCGGCGTCCGGTTCCCGGGCCTCATTTCGTATGTCGCACAGCCCGGCGGCGGCACGACCGACTACGCAGTGGATATCTTCTACAAAGCGGTCGAGGACGGGAAGTATACGTCCTTCATCGCAGAAGGCACGTACATGGATATGATGTACATGCCGGATGCCCTGCAGGCGATCGTCGACCTGATGGAGACGGACGCCTCGAACCTCATCCACCGGAATGCGTTCAACGTGACGGCGATGAGTTTCGATCCGGAAGAGCTGGCCACAGCCATCCGAAAGCACATCCCGTCATTCGAATTGGCGTATGACGTCGACCCGGTCCGCCAGTCGATCGCCGACAGCTGGCCGAATTCCCTCGACTGCTCTGCGGCGGAAGCCGAATGGGGCTTTGCAGCAACCTACGACATGGACACGATGGTCGCGGACATGCTCGAGAAGATCCGTAAAAAAGTGAACGCCTGA
- the thiD gene encoding bifunctional hydroxymethylpyrimidine kinase/phosphomethylpyrimidine kinase, with the protein MTLKKTLTIAGSDTSGGAGIQADLKTFQELGTYGMTALTVVVTMDPDNNWSHNVYSLPIDVVKAQIKTALSTGIDAVKTGMLSTEEVIQTAGEAISESGAEHVVIDPVMVCKGEDEVLNPGTVDAMIEYLLPRAEVVTPNLFEAGQLAGMKTPATIDQMKTVAEKIHSLGAKNVVIKGGKQLQHDKAADLFYDGTAHLLLESEKTDTHYNHGAGCTFAAAITANLANGADMKSAVIDAKAFVAGAIANGWKLNEYVGPVMHGAKNRFGGPEITTTEV; encoded by the coding sequence ATGACTTTGAAGAAAACGTTAACAATCGCAGGCTCGGATACGTCCGGAGGTGCGGGCATCCAGGCAGACCTGAAGACTTTCCAGGAGCTCGGCACGTACGGCATGACCGCCCTGACTGTCGTCGTGACGATGGATCCGGACAACAATTGGAGCCATAATGTTTATTCCCTGCCGATCGACGTCGTCAAAGCGCAGATCAAGACAGCGCTTTCCACCGGGATCGACGCAGTGAAGACAGGCATGCTGAGCACGGAGGAAGTCATCCAGACCGCAGGCGAAGCGATCAGTGAATCCGGCGCGGAACATGTCGTCATCGATCCGGTCATGGTGTGCAAAGGGGAGGACGAAGTGCTGAACCCCGGCACTGTCGATGCGATGATCGAATACCTGCTGCCGCGTGCGGAAGTCGTGACGCCGAACCTGTTCGAAGCGGGACAGCTTGCCGGCATGAAGACGCCTGCGACGATCGATCAGATGAAGACCGTCGCAGAGAAGATCCATTCCCTCGGCGCGAAGAACGTCGTCATCAAAGGCGGGAAGCAGCTGCAGCACGACAAAGCGGCGGATCTGTTCTATGACGGAACGGCACACCTGCTGCTCGAATCCGAAAAGACCGACACGCATTACAACCACGGGGCGGGCTGCACATTCGCAGCAGCCATCACAGCGAACTTGGCGAATGGCGCAGACATGAAGAGCGCAGTCATCGACGCCAAGGCGTTCGTCGCTGGCGCCATCGCCAACGGCTGGAAGCTGAATGAGTACGTGGGACCCGTCATGCATGGCGCGAAAAACCGTTTCGGCGGACCTGAGATCACTACAACTGAAGTATGA
- a CDS encoding DUF4230 domain-containing protein — protein sequence MAKQSPSDDERKLKEVERLLKELKASDEEQAVTVEETMGRPRKERRNVWQLLGVFFSLWRKSFLLIALLVLLLVVSLPFIAFYLLKQGSTETEQKTSFLEQIQDLNELATAEAYTKVIIERQDNELFGQSIGLDLPGTKRQLLVVIPGAIKAGVDFSAVEQKDITINEEAKTAELALPKPEFLGGAEIFFDQVEVYSYEGVFRQKADIEEAYDLAEEAKKMIREESAGQGVLTTAGQNAEQTLREMFSFAGYDVTITFKE from the coding sequence ATGGCAAAACAATCGCCGTCGGATGACGAACGGAAACTGAAGGAAGTCGAACGGCTGCTGAAAGAACTCAAAGCATCCGATGAGGAGCAGGCGGTCACCGTCGAAGAGACGATGGGACGGCCGAGGAAAGAACGCAGAAATGTCTGGCAGCTGCTCGGCGTGTTCTTCTCCCTGTGGCGGAAATCATTCCTGCTGATCGCGCTGCTCGTCCTCCTGCTTGTCGTCTCCCTGCCGTTCATCGCATTCTATTTGCTCAAGCAGGGGAGCACAGAGACCGAACAGAAGACGTCGTTCCTGGAGCAGATCCAGGACCTGAACGAGCTGGCGACTGCCGAGGCCTATACGAAAGTGATCATCGAGCGGCAGGACAACGAACTGTTCGGTCAGAGCATCGGACTCGACCTGCCCGGTACGAAACGGCAGCTGCTCGTCGTCATCCCGGGCGCCATCAAAGCCGGCGTCGATTTCTCCGCAGTCGAACAGAAAGATATTACGATAAATGAAGAAGCGAAGACCGCAGAGCTGGCACTACCGAAACCGGAATTCCTCGGAGGCGCGGAAATCTTCTTCGACCAGGTGGAAGTGTACTCCTACGAAGGGGTGTTCCGCCAGAAAGCGGATATCGAAGAAGCGTATGATCTGGCGGAGGAAGCGAAGAAAATGATCCGGGAAGAGAGTGCGGGGCAGGGCGTGCTCACCACGGCCGGGCAGAACGCCGAACAGACACTGCGCGAGATGTTCTCGTTCGCCGGATATGATGTCACCATCACATTCAAGGAGTGA